The Lathamus discolor isolate bLatDis1 chromosome 18, bLatDis1.hap1, whole genome shotgun sequence region ccatccaaacctgccctggggcagcttgaggccggttcctcttgtcccatcccttgttccttgggagcagagcccagcccctcctggctccatcctcctgtcaggcacttgtagggagtgatcaggtcccccctgagccttctctgctccagactgaaccccccagggcCCTCacccgttccccatcacacttgggctccaggccctgcaccagctccattgcccttctctgacCTCACTCCAGCCCCTctatgtctctcttgcagtgaggggcccagagctgagcacaggattcaaggtgcagcttcaccagtgcccagtgcaggggcacaatccctgccctggccctgctgccacactggtgctgatccaggccaggatgctgggggcttcctggctgcctgggcacaagctgctcatgttcagctccatcaatcagcacccccagctccttttcCTTAACTCGAAGGTGgatgccaggaggatggagccagactctttccagtggtgcccagtgacaggacaaggagcaatggccataaactaaaacactggaagtttcacctcaacatgaggaagaacttcttgccattgagggtggcagagcactaaACCAGCCAACATCCAGAACAGGCAGATCAGCTGATAAAAGGCACTGAGAACTCTTTATTTAAATAACACAGGCTTAAAAGTCTGAGTTTTAATacaacataaataaaatacagtgttaAGTATCAGCTTTTATATTTCTGCTTGTCTACGTACAGCTTATTTAGAAATCTTATATACTTTACATCTTAAACAGTGACAGCTGATTCTAACTCCCTGCTCAGTGCCTTTCAAAAGCCATAGATTGTATAAAATACTGtgatatgtattaaaaaaaaagccagtagACTGTACAACCCCAATATTTTTACAGTAATTTGATACCTAAAAATACGATTAGCTGCATCTGAGATTCACGGTAGATTGTCTTCTCTCAAGAGGAACTGATGGATAAATTGCTGAGCTTTACTCTTTTCAGTTATATCAGGTGGAGGGTGTCCAGGAGGAGGTCGAAGTAACAAGCCACCAAATATACTGGCTGTATTCataacagaaaagagaaatcaatAAAGCAGACAGGaagagctgctcagcagcagggcagcaagGGTAATTCCCCCAACCCCAGTCAGTCAGAGACAGCACCTGCCTTCAGAATGGGGTAAGATAAGGCTAGTGACCCACACACCTCACTTAGGCTGCTGCAGTGACTGGTTTTCTATGGACTGCTCACTGCTATATACTTCAGAGCAGTGAGGCCACGACTGTGCTCACATTTGTTACACCACTGCCCCCCTGCTCTGAACAGAAGGGGTATTCTGCTCTCCTTACCGAGAATATTCACATCCAAATGATTTTTCCCTGAATTCTTCAGTAGTTCTCGTAGAAATGCCATGAGATAGTCAAACACATTCTTATGGCACGCTGGCAGGTTAGAGATAATctgaggaggggagaaaaaacagcatttaCATTGAAGACACAGGAATGGCTTAGCAACATCTATTACCAACACCACCTTGTCTGCCCTTCATAACTAAAAAGCACCATTCCTGAGAGCAAAAACTAGGCTGGGCATAACCCAGTCTGCCTGCCTTCCCTCTGGAACTAGAGAACAGTGAAGAGAGCAATACCTGGCAGCTCTGAGGGTAGTTGCTGGCACTCTCCAAACAGCTGCTGTAGAACCTGGAGCAGATGACCGGCTCAGGCAGGCTTtccaggaagagcagcagggctTCTGCTACCGAGTGGTTGCTGCCAACTGATCCAAAGAGGGTTAAGGAAGAGGCAAGTAAGTACACTGTGATCTGGTTTGGTCACATTTCTGCTGAAACATTAATCTTTGCCCAAGTCTCCAAAAACCTCTCCTATTGTTCACAGCTTTGAGTTACATCACTTCACATAGCAAGCTGTTTCCTTTGGCAGTTGGACTCTTACATGATTCATCGACACTGCAAGGAATTAGTGGAGGCATTAGTACTGACAACAAGGAGTAGCAGGAACTGCAGAGCTCGATTACCCCAAGACAAGACACAATGATTTAAAAACCATAGTGGAGCACAGCAGATTGATCAAATCCTTTCCAGCTTTGATCACTGAGGTGTAGTGAGCTTTACCAGACATCAGGCTGAAAGGATACGGAGGGTATCGTGCATTCCTTTGTCCAAACAATCTCGGATTTGCTCAAATTCAGATCTGAGGCCTGGTTGCTGAAAGAGATCCTCCTGCAAAGACCAACAGTCATTCTCAAGTGAAATAAAAGTTATTTGGATAAGTACAGCAATGTTGTTGTAATCTGGCTGGAAAAATCTAAGTTGTTAGGTATCAGCACAAATCTCACCATGAGGACCTCTAGAAGGGCTGCTGTGCAGTAACAAGCAATGCAGGAGGGAGGCTGGTGGTGCAAGCCACACACAGACAAGGTCACCAGCCTGAAACGGTGCAACCTAGAGCACCAGGACCACTTACCTCAATGTCCTTTATCTCTCTCTACCATTGGCCACAGTTCACAACGACTGCTATTACCAGTATCTTCTTCGAAACTAAACCTAATGTAAACCAGTTATTTTGAGTTTACAGTATGAATGCTGCCCACCTGCTGGGAAGCGTTGCGGTACAAGTGATCCACCATCATCCACAGCTCTTTTGGGATGTCCATTGGCTTTTCAGCTGGAACAGCATCATCGCTCATTTCTAGTGGCATCAGGGTCTGAGAGAAGGAggtgtggggagagggggaaaaaagaaagggagaaaaaaggcagCTAGCCAAGTTCTTGCTAATACTTCAGAGTTAAGACTTGCTGAGAAACTGCAGCTTCACTCACAACTTCATGCAAGACTAGTACAACGGGCACATTTGTATCTGAAGTCCAGACAAAAGAAACAAGCTGCTCTCATAACATGCTTCATGTGCACTTAGCTCTATAGAAGCATTACATCATGCCTCACATCTACACACACATCTCCATTCCATGCGGAGAAAGCCAAAGGCTTGGGGAAAAGATCCATATTTAGAAGTTGCAcaccttttttaaacatgcAGGCAGAGCAAATGGATCTTACTTCCAGTGCTCTCTATATGAAATGGGTTGGTTCCTCCACGTGAAGAACTAGGGCAGGGTGTGCAGACGGTGCACTGGAGAGCACAAGCTGCATCAGCATTCTCAGACTATGGACCAGGGAAGTGGAAGAAGGCTCTTTAAGGATAAAGACTTAATATCTAGTTTAACGGTTCTTGTGGGTTCAGAAGAGAATCTTGTCTGAAACTCACAAGTTTCCAAATGGATTCTGCTGACATGTCCTGGATTGGTTCCCTCATGTGACACAGCGTATGAATGGGAGACCCAAAGCAACTTGGCAAGTAGTTGCCTGTTACAGATAGAAAATAATCCTTCCCCCTGTTCAGGTGCAAGACCAAGATATCTTCAAGTTTTTCCTCTCCAGAGTTTAAGTGTGTAGCTGTAGATTTATTAACAAACACCTCCAGCTCAATTGTGATCTCAGCATCTGCCAgaagacaaaaaacccaacatatttCATTACAAAAAGGTATTAAACCAATAAACCTGCAAACAGGCAGAGGAGTCTCAAAACAGCAGAGAGAACTAAGACAAAAGGTGACAACAGTAGCTCATTGGCAAGAGATGAACAATGAGGAGCTCACCTGAGAGCAGAAAGCCCTTACTGGGATTAGCAATGAGCCACTCCTTACTGTAGCTTTCCTCATCTGGTTTGCTGATAAATTCAAACTGGCAGGGCACTTGTCCATTGCGGATTGTAAACCTCTCCACCTGCAGCTGCATGTATTTCACATCCTCAAAATGGAACTAGAAACAAATACCAGTCACCATTATCAGCCAAGTCCACCTTGCCAAGCACCAGCAGCAATTCCTGTCCTATGGTTTAATCATTAAGCAGCAAAATACTCAGATTAACCCCcttgctcctgcatcccatcTCTTCCAGGACTACACAGGATTAACATTTGCTTACTCTATATGCTGTTACCTGTATCAGTGCCCTTTAACTGTATCAGGGCCCTTTAAAACAAACGTTCCCCTCAAATAACCTCAATGAAACCTGAGAACAAGATAACTGAAGCTCCAGATGTATCATTTGCTTATCTTTTGTAGgccccaaaacaaagcaaatgccAGGTTTGTGACCTTCTCCAAATCCTCCAGAATTTACATTTTATGTTTCAAAGAACAAGTCAGAGCAAGGGCCACAAACTGTCCTTTTACTCCCACCCCACCTCAAGGAGCAGCACAGCCTATGTTTCAGTCTGGTACTGTGGATGGAATTTACCTGCATCTAAACAGAGACTACTATTTCTAGGGCTTGTAAACAGAGACCAGTTGGAAGACACATTATTATTGCTCTTTGGAACCAGACCCCATGGTCTAGAATCCATCTTCTACCAATGGAATATGGTTCTGGAGTCTAGGGAATCACAGCACAGGAACATACCCTACCTCTCTCCGTGAAAGGGTCACCGAGGGAATGTTGGCATTCTCCAGCTTATCCAAGGAGCGCACTATTTCCTCGAAGGCTTTTCGGTAGAGCTCCTTATCCACAACTTTCACCTGAAAAGGACACACACTGCAGCAACAGCCACTGACTGCACCTCTGTGGGAGAGCTGTAACACAGCTGGAAACATGAAGCAATTTGATTTTAGCAGCACACCAGTGTATACAACATGTGTAATGAACAGAGCCACCTGGAGCACTCACACTCTAAGATCCCCCGTGGATCCAACAGTAAAGGACCTTGCCATAACTAGCAAGTAGTAGTAGAGCAGCTCTTGTGGGCTTTCCTTAAATAAAAGCCTGAAAACACTCTGCTGTGTTATTTGATGTAGAATTCCTGCACTGCAAGTTTCTATGTTAttaggaaaataacaaaaaaaaaaaaaaaggcaaaagaacacTTCTGAACAAACACCTCCAGATATTCATGCATTATTCTGCTTCACTGAGTCATTTAACACAACCCTGGCTTGCTAGAACCACAGTCCTACCTCAGTATCTTATCTACCCCACCTTTTAAACCATTGTTCTCTGTGGATGCCATAAAAGCAAGAGGAGAGGGAATGTGGCAGGAGAACCTGCCccctccttcctgctctctccacACAGAGCACAAGGTCAGCAAGTTATTTCTTTCAGCACTGATGTACTTACCCCAATTTCAAACATGGAGCTAACTGGCTTATGATCGCTGATCTTCAAAGCCATATGGCTGCGATAGCTTAGCTGGGTGATGTTCTGCCCTTTCCAGAGTATCCGATCACACCAGGCTGGAATGCGACACTTCTCACTACAACAGAGGTCCAAATGAGTTTCCGGGCACAGTGCAGGTGGGGCAGCAATGCAAGGCACAATCCTGCTCTCCCACAGACTTGGTGTTTTGTTGATGTGGTGTGGAGCTAGGTCTCTATCAAAGTTGTATTTTCTACAGTTGCTTTTGCTAGTTATAAATGTCTACTATTAGGTATCTCTGTAGCATGCTTTACTTTCTACTTCTTTACTacctctagtggaaggtgtccctgcctgtggcagggggttagaactggatgagctttaaggtcccttccaacccaacagcTATAACCTCAGAACTGCTCCTGTTTATAGCCATTAGCTCTGCaattctttttagctttatttccTTTGGTAGCATCACACATGAGGCACCCACCGTACCTTGTGTCCCAGTCATCACAGCCAGCATCATATTTGTATGTTGGCTGGAAAGAAATCTCTCCCTCTGTAAAGCCTTCAAAGGCTGCATTTGCATCCATTTGCCTCTTTAgctaggaaacaaaaaaaggataaaaaacgTATTTTTCAGTAAGCTCAAGCACAGTTCCCATATGAGGTAAAAGGGAGATATCCAGCACTGCAGTTTCTAACTAGCACCCTCCAGCACCACCTGCAGGTAGGTGAGACATCAGTACCTGGTCATACCGGCAAAGCTCTAGAAATGCCTTCTCATCTACCAGCTGCTTCACTTTTGCCACATCCAGATCCTCCAGCCGATAGTTGAGGTCACCCAACCATAGAATCACACTGAAAGAGAACGTACACCAGAAGTCTGCACAGAGGCCTGAGGATGTCCAAAGCACAAGCGGGCAGCGCCGCAGCCGTGCCTCAAACCACCCAGTGCCAGCAGGAGCTCTTCAGCAGGATCAGGTGGATGCTTCTCCATCAGAGAGAACAAGACTGAAAACTTGAAAGAGAAGCTACGTTTTCTGCCTTCGCTGGGTTTAATTCCTACTCTGCATGCTTGTCACTAGCTCTTAATAACTGGTACTTTTAATGGTCCACACTCATTAAATCCCACAACCCGCTTGGGAAACTGATGCATATTATCACCCCATTCCCACTCCAtgcttgaaaacaaaagaacctGGAATAGCATAAGAAGGCAAGTGACTTGTCAGCACTGTATGGGTACCACTCTCAAAACCAGGCTTATGGTAAAGCATTTCAGGCCCCTGCAGATCACTGGGCACCCTTTCTTACAACCCTGCTGAGAGAACATCATGGCCCAGTACATTCAGATGGTTCTTCCTTGCCACATGCAGCAATTCCCAGAGACAGGAAGCATACTCATGTTTGCCAATAGTGAGAGGGGGCAAATCTGGATCCGACTGGCAGAATTGCATCCGAGAGCAGATGTCTTTGAAGTCCTGGTTCCTCCGCTCGTATTCCTCCATGTGAGCTGCGAGGTGGGAATTCACAATGCACACACTAGTGTTATGGAACTTAAACCTTATGGCAACACCACCTTTGTTACCCTGAAAGATAAAGACAAAGACATTGGTCAGAAGCTTCGACGCAACAGATGAATCCACAAAGGAGTTACTCGAAGTGGCTAAGCCAAAAGACATTGAGGCAGATGGTTTaactgcagaggaaggaaaaggctgaaaatgctACTGACAATTGGTGCATGAACTGAAGCCAGTAACTCACATGAAGGTTGCACACAGCAAGCACATAGAGCTCAGTTTCTCAGGAATTAGCTAACgcaaaaggaaagtaaaatcaCTAAGATCTGCTCCATTACTTCAGCAAGTCCTGAAACCAATTTAGCCACAAACTGCATCTTTTAACACAAACCAGAAGAGAATTGTAAATGGAGGGGGAAGCCATGGCTTAGCTGGTCAAGCCCACCACTGACAAGGTATAAAAACTACAGAAACTACATTCAAAGGGCATGGATTTCATTCAGTGGTGTGGAACGTGCAGGAAGTCCTCCTCAGGAAAACTGATCTGGATAGACACGTTCGCGTTTCTTCTACTCATGTCTCCCTCTGTTACTTGCTTTGGGCAGAATCACAGCCAGCATCAAAATCATGTGAGAGCCAGGCTCCACAGAGCCCAGCATGTGCAATCAGGAAGAAAAGACCTTCAAAGATTCTCCCTCAAGGTCTTTGAGCCTTTGCAAGCAGAGGGCAATTCCCTCTGGCAACACCTGGAGCTGGCAAGAGGACAGGACTAGGTGCTTCCAAAGGCAGCTGCATCCCTCAGCTGGAGGAATAACCACTACATTTAAGGAGAGGGGCTCTCCAGGGCTTTTCTCCATCTCACACACAGTGGCCATTCTTACCATCCTCCCCATGATTCCAGTTCCCACAGTCTCAGCTTCCACCTCGGAGATGTTCAAAGCAAGTTCCGCTTTCACATACAACAGAAGCATGATTCCCACGAGCCGCACAAGTTTCACCTGAAAAACAGATCCTGTTCCATTAAATACTTGAATGGGAGAAGTCTGGAATGAGAAGGAACGTCACCCCCCAGTCCAGAACACAGGTCACCAAAATACAGATGGAGAAAGAGAGAGTTCCAGGCTCATCCAACAGAGCAGCTGGGCCCACAAGcgctcccagcagcacagcacagggaagagccAGGGACCAGCACCCCAGTAAATGAAGCTAAAGCCCAAAGCAAAACctccagcacaggcacagctcACGGAAGGAGCTTCCCTTCAACAACAGTGACAAGAAACAAGAAACCTAAGGAGCAGGAGCCACAACATAAGTAGCATTCCTACCAAGATACCTTCACAACTCATTCCACCATGCCCTGTGGAGACAGACATGGAAGAAGCTAAGATACTTCTTATTCTCTTCCCCCACAATAGCAGGGGCTTCCTTTATGCATGGATGCCTAGCTCTGGTCTCCTGTCCTGCCCTCACCTTGGT contains the following coding sequences:
- the INPP5B gene encoding type II inositol 1,4,5-trisphosphate 5-phosphatase isoform X1, with the protein product MDQSVVIQESLAAGATCRIVSFAAGLRRGAPGPVSPWPFLDAELKAVQGVLSAGSRLLGLVETRRGLAIHIYTHRRMAIEAEDVCLEKVIPITEGFAVEEVVIDTDLHVLGCDVTVLITSEDDEFTVQLPFGSHTRAFLREVSRCREEVVGSEGVKQNGKKPVVTQNRSYDSTDRSAPGQNKPRLEVTTEMVRSSSVMVSDKASILSEPKFGLRDTIVKSQLLQQEGSYTYIQNFRFFVGTYNVNGQSPKESLQSWLRCDAEPPDIYCVGFQELDLSKEAFFFNDTPKEEEWFKAVTDSLHPDAKYAKVKLVRLVGIMLLLYVKAELALNISEVEAETVGTGIMGRMGNKGGVAIRFKFHNTSVCIVNSHLAAHMEEYERRNQDFKDICSRMQFCQSDPDLPPLTIGKHDVILWLGDLNYRLEDLDVAKVKQLVDEKAFLELCRYDQLKRQMDANAAFEGFTEGEISFQPTYKYDAGCDDWDTSEKCRIPAWCDRILWKGQNITQLSYRSHMALKISDHKPVSSMFEIGVKVVDKELYRKAFEEIVRSLDKLENANIPSVTLSRREFHFEDVKYMQLQVERFTIRNGQVPCQFEFISKPDEESYSKEWLIANPSKGFLLSDAEITIELEVFVNKSTATHLNSGEEKLEDILVLHLNRGKDYFLSVTGNYLPSCFGSPIHTLCHMREPIQDMSAESIWKLTLMPLEMSDDAVPAEKPMDIPKELWMMVDHLYRNASQQEDLFQQPGLRSEFEQIRDCLDKGMHDTLLGSNHSVAEALLLFLESLPEPVICSRFYSSCLESASNYPQSCQIISNLPACHKNVFDYLMAFLRELLKNSGKNHLDVNILASIFGGLLLRPPPGHPPPDITEKSKAQQFIHQFLLREDNLP
- the INPP5B gene encoding type II inositol 1,4,5-trisphosphate 5-phosphatase isoform X2 — its product is MDQSVVIQESLAAGATCRIAVQGVLSAGSRLLGLVETRRGLAIHIYTHRRMAIEAEDVCLEKVIPITEGFAVEEVVIDTDLHVLGCDVTVLITSEDDEFTVQLPFGSHTRAFLREVSRCREEVVGSEGVKQNGKKPVVTQNRSYDSTDRSAPGQNKPRLEVTTEMVRSSSVMVSDKASILSEPKFGLRDTIVKSQLLQQEGSYTYIQNFRFFVGTYNVNGQSPKESLQSWLRCDAEPPDIYCVGFQELDLSKEAFFFNDTPKEEEWFKAVTDSLHPDAKYAKVKLVRLVGIMLLLYVKAELALNISEVEAETVGTGIMGRMGNKGGVAIRFKFHNTSVCIVNSHLAAHMEEYERRNQDFKDICSRMQFCQSDPDLPPLTIGKHDVILWLGDLNYRLEDLDVAKVKQLVDEKAFLELCRYDQLKRQMDANAAFEGFTEGEISFQPTYKYDAGCDDWDTSEKCRIPAWCDRILWKGQNITQLSYRSHMALKISDHKPVSSMFEIGVKVVDKELYRKAFEEIVRSLDKLENANIPSVTLSRREFHFEDVKYMQLQVERFTIRNGQVPCQFEFISKPDEESYSKEWLIANPSKGFLLSDAEITIELEVFVNKSTATHLNSGEEKLEDILVLHLNRGKDYFLSVTGNYLPSCFGSPIHTLCHMREPIQDMSAESIWKLTLMPLEMSDDAVPAEKPMDIPKELWMMVDHLYRNASQQEDLFQQPGLRSEFEQIRDCLDKGMHDTLLGSNHSVAEALLLFLESLPEPVICSRFYSSCLESASNYPQSCQIISNLPACHKNVFDYLMAFLRELLKNSGKNHLDVNILASIFGGLLLRPPPGHPPPDITEKSKAQQFIHQFLLREDNLP
- the INPP5B gene encoding type II inositol 1,4,5-trisphosphate 5-phosphatase isoform X3, with amino-acid sequence MSAGGRLRREVVGSEGVKQNGKKPVVTQNRSYDSTDRSAPGQNKPRLEVTTEMVRSSSVMVSDKASILSEPKFGLRDTIVKSQLLQQEGSYTYIQNFRFFVGTYNVNGQSPKESLQSWLRCDAEPPDIYCVGFQELDLSKEAFFFNDTPKEEEWFKAVTDSLHPDAKYAKVKLVRLVGIMLLLYVKAELALNISEVEAETVGTGIMGRMGNKGGVAIRFKFHNTSVCIVNSHLAAHMEEYERRNQDFKDICSRMQFCQSDPDLPPLTIGKHDVILWLGDLNYRLEDLDVAKVKQLVDEKAFLELCRYDQLKRQMDANAAFEGFTEGEISFQPTYKYDAGCDDWDTSEKCRIPAWCDRILWKGQNITQLSYRSHMALKISDHKPVSSMFEIGVKVVDKELYRKAFEEIVRSLDKLENANIPSVTLSRREFHFEDVKYMQLQVERFTIRNGQVPCQFEFISKPDEESYSKEWLIANPSKGFLLSDAEITIELEVFVNKSTATHLNSGEEKLEDILVLHLNRGKDYFLSVTGNYLPSCFGSPIHTLCHMREPIQDMSAESIWKLTLMPLEMSDDAVPAEKPMDIPKELWMMVDHLYRNASQQEDLFQQPGLRSEFEQIRDCLDKGMHDTLLGSNHSVAEALLLFLESLPEPVICSRFYSSCLESASNYPQSCQIISNLPACHKNVFDYLMAFLRELLKNSGKNHLDVNILASIFGGLLLRPPPGHPPPDITEKSKAQQFIHQFLLREDNLP